A stretch of the Pantoea deleyi genome encodes the following:
- a CDS encoding Gfo/Idh/MocA family protein translates to MFPSSLPVPRLPSEKSIPVLRWGIIGPGWIAEHFARALKAHTGQQLVAVSARNKVKAQAFAERWAIPAACSSTDEMLAMKDLDAIYIATPHNHHFPDGMKALNAGKHVLIEKPLALNVREAEALQAKARQKDLLCMEGMWCDFAPKYDVLRQLLNDGVLGDLHTLIADHGEFFTQDHRIFNADLAGGPMLDLGSYLVSLSVMVAGAPVRIQSSGQPAERNVNGQASMLFEHACGMHSVLNTTLFSNTPGSAVIAGRDATLVLAGQFYAPGGFVLTSSQGGHTLCWEETASRYAQLCHEIRHFSWCVGQALNDSPVRPLSAVLSTLTAMDTVRGQLGIVFNEER, encoded by the coding sequence CCCGTACTGCGCTGGGGAATTATCGGCCCCGGCTGGATCGCCGAACACTTTGCCCGCGCACTGAAAGCGCACACCGGACAGCAGCTGGTTGCAGTATCAGCAAGAAACAAAGTAAAAGCACAGGCATTCGCCGAGCGCTGGGCAATTCCGGCGGCCTGCAGCAGTACAGATGAAATGCTGGCAATGAAGGATCTGGACGCAATCTACATCGCCACACCGCATAACCATCATTTTCCGGATGGCATGAAAGCACTGAATGCGGGTAAACATGTGCTGATTGAGAAACCTCTGGCGCTGAATGTCAGGGAGGCGGAGGCCCTGCAGGCGAAGGCCCGTCAGAAAGACCTGTTGTGTATGGAAGGCATGTGGTGTGATTTCGCGCCAAAATACGATGTGCTGCGTCAGCTTTTAAACGACGGGGTATTGGGTGATCTTCATACCCTGATTGCCGATCACGGCGAGTTTTTTACGCAGGATCACCGCATCTTTAATGCCGATCTGGCCGGAGGTCCGATGCTGGATTTAGGCAGTTATCTGGTTTCGCTGAGCGTGATGGTGGCAGGTGCACCGGTCCGCATCCAGTCCAGCGGACAACCGGCAGAACGGAATGTTAATGGGCAGGCTTCTATGCTATTCGAACATGCCTGTGGCATGCATTCGGTGCTGAACACGACCCTGTTCAGTAATACGCCCGGAAGTGCGGTGATTGCGGGACGCGATGCCACTCTGGTTCTGGCGGGACAGTTTTATGCACCCGGCGGATTTGTGCTGACCTCAAGCCAGGGTGGCCACACGCTGTGCTGGGAAGAAACCGCCAGCCGTTACGCGCAGCTCTGTCATGAAATCCGGCATTTTTCATGGTGCGTGGGGCAGGCATTAAACGACTCGCCCGTTCGCCCGTTGTCCGCCGTACTCAGTACTCTGACAGCTATGGATACGGTGAGGGGACAGCTCGGGATAGTATTCAACGAAGAGCGCTGA
- a CDS encoding Gfo/Idh/MocA family oxidoreductase, with amino-acid sequence MTQKKRFALIGCGFIGQVHAANLATHPGVELAMLADLDTARAAALAGQMKCAAGEVSAAVNSDNIDAVLIASATPSHAELLEAAARAGKAVYCEKPIDLSLARATRVAENVLPLKTKITIGFNRRFDSSHQQLKRQLEQGTSGRPELIQMVCRASELPPLSYLKSSGGQMRDQAIHFFDLLRWLTADDVISVGAMGAALAMPAISEFGDVDTSVLIMQMQQGAFAQLDNTRRTGYGYDERISVMGEKGLAESGSQSPQGMTLYQGKAIVKQGLYADWFSRVQGTYYQHLDAFVRSLNGEDVADLPGLLDGIQAQAIAEAATKSLTTGMFCPVDRVF; translated from the coding sequence ATGACGCAGAAAAAACGTTTTGCCCTGATCGGCTGTGGTTTTATCGGACAGGTACATGCTGCAAACCTTGCGACGCACCCGGGTGTTGAGCTTGCGATGCTGGCCGACCTGGACACGGCCCGTGCCGCCGCACTGGCCGGACAGATGAAGTGCGCGGCGGGCGAAGTCAGCGCCGCCGTTAACAGTGACAATATAGATGCAGTGCTGATAGCCAGCGCAACGCCGTCACATGCTGAACTACTTGAAGCGGCGGCAAGGGCAGGTAAGGCCGTCTATTGTGAAAAACCGATCGATTTGTCACTGGCAAGAGCGACCCGAGTTGCTGAAAACGTGCTGCCCCTGAAGACAAAAATAACGATCGGCTTCAATCGCCGTTTTGACAGCAGTCATCAGCAATTAAAGCGTCAGCTGGAACAGGGAACTTCCGGGCGTCCTGAGTTAATCCAGATGGTCTGCCGTGCGTCGGAACTTCCGCCGCTCAGTTACCTTAAATCTTCCGGCGGCCAGATGCGTGACCAGGCGATCCATTTTTTCGACCTGCTGCGCTGGCTGACAGCCGATGACGTTATTTCAGTGGGCGCTATGGGTGCCGCACTGGCAATGCCTGCCATCAGCGAGTTTGGCGATGTGGATACGTCGGTGCTGATTATGCAGATGCAGCAGGGCGCGTTTGCGCAGCTCGATAACACGCGTCGTACGGGCTATGGCTATGATGAAAGGATCAGTGTGATGGGAGAAAAAGGGCTGGCAGAGTCAGGTTCCCAGAGCCCGCAGGGGATGACGCTTTACCAGGGAAAAGCCATTGTAAAGCAGGGTCTTTATGCGGACTGGTTCAGCCGTGTCCAGGGCACGTACTATCAGCATCTTGACGCGTTTGTCCGCTCTCTGAACGGGGAGGATGTGGCTGATTTACCCGGACTGCTGGATGGGATTCAGGCGCAGGCGATCGCAGAAGCCGCGACGAAATCCCTGACAACCGGAATGTTCTGCCCGGTCGACAGGGTGTTCTGA